Proteins from one Gossypium raimondii isolate GPD5lz chromosome 8, ASM2569854v1, whole genome shotgun sequence genomic window:
- the LOC105790693 gene encoding protein LIFEGUARD 2: MCSPAERKGDAEAGPQPLYPMMLEPPELRWAFIRKVYSIVALQLLATAGVAATVVFVHPIARFFVSTGAGLALYMVLIVTPFITLCPLYYFHQKHPWNYLLLGTFTISLAFAIGLTCAFTQGKVILEAAILTATVVVGLTLYTFWAAKRGHDFSFLGPFLFGALLVCIVFALIQIFFPLGRIAVMMYGGFAAIIFCGYIVYDTDNLIKRHSYDEYIWAAVSLYLDIINLFLSLLTLLRAADG; this comes from the exons ATGTGTAGTCCGGCGGAGAGGAAAGGTGATGCAGAGGCCGGACCACAGCCTTTGTATCCGATGATGCTGGAACCGCCGGAGTTGAGGTGGGCTTTCATTCGGAAAGTTTATTCCATCGTGGCCCTTCAATTGTTGGCTACAGCGGGGGTGGCGGCGACGGTTGTTTTTGTCCATCCGATAGCTCGTTTCTTCGTCAGCACCGGGGCTGGCTTGGCTCTTTACATGGTCCTAATCGTCACGCCTTTCATCA CTCTTTGTCCGTTGTATTACTTTCACCAGAAGCATCCATGGAATTATCTTCTGCTTGGAACTTTCACTATTTCTCTCGCGTTTGCTATCGGATTGACCTGCGCTTTTACTCAAG gGAAGGTAATATTGGAGGCAGCCATACTAACAGCAACAGTGGTAGTGGGTCTGACTCTGTACACCTTCTGGGCTGCAAAGAGAGGCCACGATTTCAGCTTCCTTGGCCCCTTTTTGTTTGGGGCTCTCCTTGTTTgtattgtttttgctttgatCCAG ATATTCTTCCCACTGGGTAGAATAGCAGTGATGATGTATGGTGGGTTTGCAGCCATCATATTCTGCGGATATATAGTATACGACACCGACAACTTGATCAAACGCCACTCTTACGATGAATACATTTGGGCTGCTGTCTCTCTCTATCTCGAC